In Nicotiana tabacum cultivar K326 chromosome 11, ASM71507v2, whole genome shotgun sequence, a single window of DNA contains:
- the LOC107763973 gene encoding putative inactive disease susceptibility protein LOV1, translated as MAALVGNLLRRLEEFPMHKVDPRIAAELQNIEKAFSILLSHVQDAEWELLNHLIMDLRYAEGNLLYGEWALPYADGTLLYADREDLQDAEWDLHEKKWRTSNARFDISKLQNSIMMHTWPRQVAAWAADVEEIVISYDFHLLNFNTGTLFSKFVYSCPFMSDSNNVVSKIRNYLSIHSWSIRTSRMIQVFCPIDQSSAEDCVLLLGKVSEVLASPDMAEMLQQLKRTISPQHQTVDNFLSNHDSRTKQIRRNLESEDLIGRAEEVKLVEGLLLAKAEEGPDIITISGEAGIGKTTVAEAVYEQVHKHFDCHAWVFVSRNDSTRRVMQNILKGVLKSISVMAPKNIDTLEKESMKKLMNIWLIGKKFLLILDDVPSWEIVQEVKDAIPRGSETTKILVTSRVEKYNFPLKNQCKLDPIYSSDLLHKHAGSSERGKEFLSTVESVDKNIVRLCRGLPLAIVTVGRMLSTKHAAEDWIKVHQMFLQGANFMSLCYADLSPELQSCFLYAASFPCHFEISCKKLKRLWIAEGFVHQDNNRTLEESAQLQLEELIHRNMIQGVKRNIDGKVKTCQILQRIREFALRRSEEDHFSVVLKNLKSTLLEKYHRAFYYDASYNGTSTSKFSRKNFSRLYSFLALEENPHQPLNLNDFKLLSVLELQGFCHELLPDAVGDLALLRYLGLRGSKIKKLPVSLKKLSRLQTLDTRDTFISDLPSDLEGLGMMRHLLLEGSFTDKVVNLRDGIIEAFKDLQTVAGLKMTEAIAKGLIHLRGIRKLSVGAVQGSHLVPLLEAIKKMEFLRSFTMKSSFDQDQSYALPLIPLYNLERLCIGGPMRNNFLDWFGKLYNLKSLYLWNSKLTKDPLWGLQNLPNIILLSLCNSYDGEDIVFGDSGFPKLKKLSILHCRNLRNWKKIPYGAMTKLETLNLGYCPRLVSLPEGLEKLTSLCSLQISNMSAQFMKDANELRSISNFSISIQGIKNSS; from the coding sequence ATGGCAGCTTTAGTGGGCAACCTCTTACGCAGATTAGAAGAATTTCCGATGCATAAAGTGGATCCTCGTATAGCTGCAGAGCTGCAAAACATTGAGAAAGCATTCAGTATCTTGCTGTCTCATGTACAGGATGCTGAATGGGAATTGCTGAACCACTTAATAATGGATCTCCGATATGCTGAAGGCAATCTCCTGTATGGTGAATGGGCTCTCCCGTATGCTGATGGGACGCTCCTGTATGCTGATCGTGAAGATCTCCAGGATGCTGAATGGGATCTCCATGAAAAAAAATGGAGAACATCAAATGCTCGCTTTGATATAAGCAAATTGCAGAACTCCATAATGATGCATACCTGGCCTAGGCAGGTTGCAGCTTGGGCAGCTGATGTTGAAGAAATAGTTATCAGTTATGACTTCCATTTGCTTAACTTCAATACCGGAACCCTCTTCAGCAAGTTCGTGTATTCGTGTCCTTTCATGTCGGATTCAAATAATGTGGTTTCTAAAATAAGAAACTATTTGTCAATTCACTCTTGGTCCATAAGAACCTCACGAATGATTCAGGTATTCTGCCCTATTGACCAGAGTTCTGCTGAGGACTGTGTATTGTTGTTAGGAAAGGTTTCGGAAGTGCTTGCCAGCCCAGATATGGCAGAGATGTTGCAGCAGCTGAAAAGGACCATATCCCCTCAGCATCAGACAGTTGATAACTTCCTTTCAAACCATGATTCAAGAACTAAACAAATTCGAAGGAATCTTGAATCAGAAGACCTGATAGGACGAGCTGAGGAGGTGAAACTTGTTGAAGGTTTGTTATTGGCAAAGGCGGAAGAAGGTCCTGACATTATCACCATATCAGGGGAGGCAGGAATTGGAAAAACAACTGTTGCAGAAGCTGTATATGAGCAAGTCCACAAACACTTTGATTGCCACGCTTGGGTCTTCGTGTCTAGGAACGATTCTACTAGGCGTGTAATGCAAAACATCTTGAAAGGCGTCCTGAAAAGCATTTCAGTCATGGCTCCAAAAAATATAGACACACTGGAAAAAGAGTCAATGAAGAAGTTGATGAACATTTGGTTGATTGGAAAGAAGTTCTTGCTGATCTTGGACGATGTTCCATCGTGGGAAATCGTTCAGGAAGTAAAGGACGCTATACCTAGAGGCAGCGAAACAACAAAGATACTCGTTACATCTCGGGTAGAAAAATACAACTTCCCTCTTAAAAATCAATGCAAACTAGATCCGATATATTCATCCGACTTGCTGCACAAGCATGCCGGAAGCTCTGAGCGTGGCAAGGAATTCTTATCCACCGTAGAATCAGTAGATAAGAATATTGTGAGACTATGTCGTGGTCTCCCTCTTGCTATCGTAACAGTGGGAAGGATGCTCTCAACAAAGCATGCGGCTGAAGATTGGATCAAAGTCCATCAAATGTTTTTGCAAGGGGCTAACTTCATGTCATTATGTTATGCTGATTTAAGCCCCGAACTCCAAAGCTGTTTCTTGTATGCTGCCTCGTTCCCTTGTCACTTTGAGATCTCATGTAAAAAGTTGAAACGTTTGTGGATAGCCGAGGGCTTCGTGCATCAGGACAACAATAGAACATTGGAGGAATCAGCACAGCTTCAACTAGAGGAGCTCATCCACAGGAACATGATTCAGGGAGTCAAGAGGAACATAGATGGAAAGGTCAAAACTTGTCAAATCCTCCAAAGGATACGCGAATTTGCTTTGAGAAGATCCGAAGAAGATCATTTTAGTGTCGTCCTAAAAAACTTAAAGAGCACGCTCCTGGAGAAGTATCATCGTGCTTTTTATTATGATGCCAGCTACAATGGTACCTCAACAAGTAAGTTTTCTCGAAAAAACTTTAGCAGGCTGTACTCTTTTCTTGCACTTGAAGAAAATCCGCACCAGCCCCTCAATTTAAATGATTTCAAATTGCTATCTGTCTTGGAACTTCAAGGTTTTTGCCATGAATTATTGCCTGATGCCGTAGGAGATTTAGCTCTACTACGGTATTTAGGATTGAGGGGAAGTAAGATTAAGAAACTACCAGTGTCTCTTAAGAAGTTAAGCAGATTACAAACTTTGGACACCAGAGACACATTTATAAGTGACTTGCCTTCTGATTTAGAAGGTTTGGGGATGATGAGGCATCTTCTTCTAGAAGGATCATTCACTGACAAGGTAGTGAATCTTAGAGATGGAATTATTGAAGCCTTTAAAGATCTTCAAACGGTTGCTGGACTTAAAATGACAGAAGCTATAGCAAAAGGGTTAATTCATCTAAGAGGCATAAGAAAATTATCGGTTGGTGCAGTACAAGGTTCCCATTTGGTTCCCCTACTTGAGGCTATCAAAAAAATGGAGTTTCTCAGatcctttacaatgaaaagttctTTTGATCAGGATCAAAGTTACGCGCTTCCACTCATTCCACTGTACAACCTAGAAAGGTTGTGCATTGGTGGTCCTATGAGGAATAATTTTCTTGATTGGTTTGGTAAGTTATACAATCTTAAGTCCTTATATTTATGGAACAGCAAACTTACTAAAGATCCTCTCTGGGGTCTCCAAAATCTGCCCAATATTATCCTCCTATCCCTTTGCAATTCGTATGATGGCGAAGACATTGTGTTTGGAGATAGTGGTTTCCCCAAACTGAAGAAATTATCCATTCTCCATTGTCGAAATCTTAGGAATTGGAAAAAGATACCATATGGTGCAATGACAAAGCTCGAGACTTTGAATCTCGGATATTGTCCCAGGCTTGTTTCACTTCCAGAAGGATTGGAAAAACTGACCTCTCTTTGTTCCTTACAAATCTCAAACATGTCGGCTCAGTTC